One Kryptolebias marmoratus isolate JLee-2015 linkage group LG21, ASM164957v2, whole genome shotgun sequence DNA segment encodes these proteins:
- the xkr9 gene encoding XK-related protein 9: protein MEQSDTRFSKLRWLLAVGGLVLYVVDTGTDVALVVGYFLDKQYTWSGLTVMFILTGMLVTQIFSYAWFRDDMKNGEQITAGMSKSKSAALHVFGMGIFTRYYHLLKEGSRVVWTTEDSSEKHHRLFCMASDLSMLKLFETFLESAPQILLQLYIQGSKEWPLFKIISVAFSFCNMAWSLVDYRCCLRKSLPHITDMPSGLPTAVYLLYKLGTITSLILSYSLLLTLSIYSTIAFTLFWLLATTWAHWLQTDFCSARVLELLYRAVVGVVLIFSFFNVKGKNTKEAMIIYYVFYGVISVTAPLSLALLKPELQKTVYFWTVCGLIYGGLLVGLLCLVLYYRFLHPRAPEADEVDGLKTETVTPERLKTFMQP from the exons ATGGAGCAGTCAGACACCCGCTTCTCCAAACTGCGGTGGCTGTTAGCCGTCGGTGGTTTGGTCTTGTACGTGGTGGACACTGGGACAGACGTTGCACTGGTTGTGGGATATTTTCTAGACAAACAGTACACTTGGAGTGGCTTGACGGTAATGTTCATCCTGACTGGGATGCTGGTGACCCAGATCTTCAGCTACGCCTGGTTCCGGGACGATATGAAGAACGGAGAGCAAATCACCGCCGGCATGTCGAAGAGTAAATCTGCTGCCCTGCACGTGTTCGGCATGGGGATCTTCACGAG GTATTACCACCTGCTGAAAGAAGGATCCAGAGTGGTTTGGACAACAGAAGACTCTTCTGAAAAGCACCACAGACTCTTCTGCATGGCTTCTGATCTGAGCATGCTGAAGCTTTTCGAGACCTTCCTGGAGAGCGCTCCTCAGATCCTTTTACAACTTTATATACAAGGATCTAAAGAGTGGCCACTCTTCAAAA TTATATCCGTGGCCTTCTCTTTCTGTAATATGGCCTGGTCCTTGGTGGACTACAGATGCTGCCTCCGTAAGTCTCTTCCTCACATCACCGACATGCCCTCAGGCCTCCCCACGGCCGTCTACCTCCTCTACAAACTCGGCACCATCACCAGTCtgattctcagctacagccTCCTCCTCACACTCAGCATCTACAGCACCATCGCCTTCACCTTGTTCTGGCTGCTGGCGACGACATGGGCCCACTGGCTCCAAACTGACTTCTGCTCAGCCAGAGTCCTTGAGCTTCTGTACCGGGCTGTCGTGGGAGTTGtcctcattttcagctttttcaatgtgaaaggaaaaaacaccaaagaagcCATGATTATCTATTACGTCTTCTACGGTGTTATAAGTGTCACGGCTCCGTTATCATTGGCTCTTTTAAAGCCAGAGCTGCAAAAAACAGTATATTTTTGGACAGTCTGTGGTTTGATCTACGGAGGTTTATTGGTGGGGCTGCTGTGTCTAGTTTTGTATTATCGCTTCCTGCACCCCAGAGCCCCTGAGGCAGATGAGGTGGACGGCCTGAAGACGGAAACAGTGACACCAGAAAGATTAAAGACATTTATGCAGCCTTGA
- the tram1 gene encoding translocating chain-associated membrane protein 1, whose amino-acid sequence MGIRKKTNKNTPVLSHEFVIQNHADIVSCVAMVFLLGLMFEVTSKFAVIFITVQYNVTISTNDGPEETAVNHFHHGIKDLATIFFYMLVAIIMHAIIQEYVLDKINRKKHFSKTKHSKFNESGQLSAFYLFSFGWGTSILLSENFLSNPVALWEGYPHTLMPFQMKFFYICQLGYWLHSLPELYFQKTKKEDIPRQLVYIFLYLVHIAGAYVLNLNRLGLVLMVLHYFVELLFHFSRLIYFSNESRQMGFTVWAVLFVLGRLLTLSLSVLTVGFGLSTAENQGFDLAAGNFNIFFVRLNVLAAICFTQAFMMWKFINFQLRRWREHAEAQTLKKKPAPSKSKSKKDKANGVNGVSSHGADSPRSRKEKSS is encoded by the exons ATGGGCATCCGGAAAAAGACGAACAAAAACACGCCGGTGCTGAGCCACGAGTTTGTCATCCAGAACCATGCAGATATTGTTTCCTGTGTTGCTATGGTGTTCCTGCTCGGGCTGATGTTTGAG gtCACCTCAAAGTTCGCAGTAATATTCATTACTGTCCAGTACAATGTGACGATCTCGACAAACG ACGGCCCAGAGGAGACGGCGGTGAACCACTTCCACCACGGCATCAAGGACCTGGCgaccattttcttttacatgcTGGTGGCGATCATCATGCACGCCATCATCCAGGAGTACGTGTTGGAC AAAATCAACAGGAAGAAGCACTTCTCCAAAACCAAGCACAGCAAATTTAACGAGTCGGGCCAGCTCAGCGCCTTCTACTTGTTCTCCTTCGGCTGGGGCACAAGTATCCTGCTTTCT GAGAACTTCCTGTCCAACCCCGTCGCACTGTGGGAGGGTTACCCTCACACTCTGATGCC gTTCCAGATGAAATTCTTCTACATTTGTCAGCTGGGCTACTGGTTACATTCTCTCCCAGAACTTTATTTCCAAAAGACGAAGAAA GAGGACATTCCACGTCAGCTTGTCTACATCTTCCTGTACCTGGTCCACATCGCTGGCGCCTACGTGCTGAA CCTGAACCGTCTGGGCCTGGTCCTGATGGTGTTGCACTATTTCGTCGAGCTCCTGTTCCACTTTTCCCGCCTGATCTACTTCAGCAACGAGAGCAGACAAATGGG CTTCACCGTCTGGGCTGTCCTGTTTGTCCTCGGACGGCTGCTCACCCTGTCCCTGTCCGTCCTCACCGTGGGCTTTGGGCTCTCCACGGCTGAGAATCAAGGCTTTGATTTGGCTGCAGGGaacttcaacattttctttgttcg GTTGAACGTCCtggcagccatctgcttcaCGCAGGCCTTCATGATGTGGAAGTTTATCAACTTTCAGCTGCGCCGATGGAGGGAGCACGCTGAAGCCCAGACCTTGAAAAAGAAACCAGCTCCTTCTAAGAGCAAATCAAAGAAAGATAAAG CCAACGGAGTAAATGGAGTGAGCTCTCACGGTGCCGATTCACCCAGATCGAGGAAAGAGAAGTCCTCGTAA